The Deinococcus sonorensis KR-87 genome includes a window with the following:
- a CDS encoding cobalamin B12-binding domain-containing protein, translating to MQEPTTPPAGERRIRVLIAKPGMDGHDRGAKIVARALRDAGMEVVYTGLRQTAEMIVNAAVQEDVDAIGVSVLSGAHMHYFRDIMALLRERGADDILVFGGGIIPDQDLPALAELGVGQVFTPGASTEDAATYLRREVQARWAAQG from the coding sequence ATGCAAGAACCGACGACCCCCCCGGCCGGCGAACGCCGCATCCGGGTGCTGATCGCCAAGCCCGGCATGGACGGCCACGACCGGGGCGCCAAGATCGTGGCCCGCGCGCTGCGCGACGCCGGCATGGAAGTGGTGTACACCGGCCTGCGCCAGACCGCCGAGATGATCGTGAACGCGGCGGTGCAGGAGGACGTGGACGCCATCGGCGTCAGCGTGCTGTCCGGCGCGCACATGCACTACTTCCGCGACATCATGGCCCTGCTGCGCGAGCGTGGCGCCGACGACATCCTGGTGTTCGGCGGCGGCATCATCCCGGACCAGGACCTGCCGGCCCTGGCGGAACTGGGCGTGGGCCAGGTGTTCACGCCGGGGGCCAGCACCGAGGACGCCGCCACCTACCTGCGCCGCGAGGTACAAGCGCGCTGGGCGGCCCAGGGTTGA
- the meaB gene encoding methylmalonyl Co-A mutase-associated GTPase MeaB, translated as MRALSRIITLVEAGGPQAHTLLQQVRATLGRVQRPMVLGLTGSPGSGKSTLVAALIGALRAQGQRVGVLAVDPSSPFSGGAILGDRIRMLGYHADPGVYVRSLASRGALGGLSARSMQVLSVLEGYGFDVLLLETVGVGQSELDIAALADHTVLVLTPAGGDGVQAFKAGIMEIADVLVINKADLPGADRLARELRGAQLLAPHDETTFFPPVVQTIASRAEGTEGLLAAVQAHRDHLGPEGLHLKRLERARFELRSLVQQQAQALAAGADPALLERLSSGQLSADDAAHQVLAALGGHV; from the coding sequence ATGCGGGCGCTGTCCAGGATCATCACGCTGGTGGAGGCAGGCGGCCCGCAGGCGCATACGCTGCTGCAACAGGTGCGGGCCACGCTGGGGCGGGTACAGCGGCCCATGGTGCTGGGCCTGACCGGCAGCCCCGGCAGCGGCAAGAGCACGCTGGTGGCGGCATTGATCGGGGCGCTGCGGGCGCAGGGGCAGCGGGTGGGCGTGCTGGCGGTGGACCCCAGCAGCCCCTTTTCCGGCGGGGCCATCCTGGGCGACCGCATCCGCATGCTCGGTTACCACGCCGACCCCGGCGTGTACGTGCGCTCGCTGGCCTCTCGCGGGGCGCTGGGCGGCCTCTCGGCGCGCAGCATGCAGGTGCTGAGCGTACTGGAGGGCTACGGCTTCGACGTGCTGCTGCTCGAGACGGTGGGGGTGGGGCAGTCGGAGCTGGACATCGCCGCGCTGGCCGACCACACCGTGCTGGTGCTGACCCCGGCCGGCGGCGACGGGGTGCAGGCCTTCAAGGCCGGCATCATGGAGATCGCGGACGTGCTGGTGATCAACAAGGCCGACCTGCCGGGCGCCGACCGGCTGGCCCGTGAGCTGCGCGGCGCCCAGCTGCTGGCCCCGCACGACGAGACCACCTTCTTTCCGCCGGTGGTGCAGACCATCGCCAGCCGCGCCGAGGGCACCGAAGGGTTGCTGGCCGCCGTGCAGGCGCACCGCGATCACCTGGGGCCAGAGGGCCTGCACCTCAAGCGGCTGGAGCGGGCCCGCTTCGAGCTGCGCTCGCTGGTGCAGCAGCAGGCGCAGGCGCTGGCAGCGGGGGCCGACCCGGCGCTGCTGGAGCGGCTGTCGTCCGGGCAGCTCAGCGCCGACGACGCGGCCCATCAGGTGCTCGCGGCGCTGGGGGGGCACGTGTGA
- a CDS encoding ion channel: MSASGAEPPARPAAPDLNADLGLGGAVAQSSGERFLNRDGSFNVERRQVGLQGINVYGELLTVGWGRFFVLMAAAYLGLNAVFAAAYDVMGPSALSAMPGHGLARFLACFFFSVQTFGTIGFGHVYPASLAANLMVTVEAFVGLLGVALATGLLFARFSRPTHRLRFSERAVIAPYQDGQALMFRVTNAHRTQLVDLSAEVTFSHFEQASEPGGRTRRFYPLALERHRVTFFPTSWTIVHALVPGSPLWGQTPQSLAAGEAELLVVLRATDDASHGQIHARTSYRADELRWNARFRPMHRTDEAGHLWVDLSRLSDTEPVPAPAADRPGQ; the protein is encoded by the coding sequence GTGAGCGCGTCCGGGGCAGAGCCGCCGGCCCGCCCGGCCGCGCCCGACCTGAACGCCGACCTGGGCCTGGGCGGCGCGGTGGCCCAGAGCAGCGGCGAGCGCTTCCTGAACCGCGACGGCAGCTTCAACGTGGAGCGGCGACAGGTGGGCCTGCAGGGGATCAACGTCTACGGCGAGCTGCTGACCGTCGGGTGGGGCCGCTTCTTCGTGCTGATGGCCGCCGCGTACCTGGGCCTGAACGCGGTCTTCGCGGCCGCCTATGACGTGATGGGCCCCTCCGCGCTGAGCGCCATGCCGGGCCACGGGCTGGCCCGCTTCCTGGCATGTTTTTTCTTCAGCGTCCAGACCTTCGGCACCATCGGCTTCGGGCACGTGTATCCGGCGAGCCTCGCGGCCAACCTGATGGTCACGGTCGAGGCGTTCGTGGGCCTGCTGGGGGTGGCGCTGGCCACCGGGCTGCTGTTCGCGCGTTTCTCCCGCCCCACCCACCGGCTGCGCTTCAGCGAGCGGGCCGTGATCGCGCCGTATCAGGACGGGCAGGCGCTGATGTTCCGGGTGACGAACGCCCACCGCACCCAGCTGGTGGACCTGAGCGCCGAGGTGACCTTCTCGCACTTCGAGCAGGCCAGTGAACCCGGAGGCCGGACGCGCCGCTTCTATCCGCTGGCCCTGGAGCGCCACCGCGTGACCTTCTTTCCGACCTCCTGGACCATCGTGCACGCGCTGGTGCCGGGCAGCCCGCTGTGGGGCCAGACCCCGCAGTCGCTGGCGGCGGGCGAGGCTGAGCTGCTGGTGGTGCTGCGCGCCACCGACGACGCCTCGCACGGTCAGATTCACGCCCGCACCAGCTACCGGGCCGATGAGCTGCGGTGGAACGCCCGTTTCCGCCCGATGCACCGCACCGACGAGGCGGGTCACCTGTGGGTGGACCTGTCGCGCCTGAGCGACACCGAGCCGGTGCCGGCGCCTGCAGCTGATCGGCCGGGTCAGTAG
- a CDS encoding tetratricopeptide repeat protein, producing MQPPFGSLPPSDPDQPSAQALLHAGRALLSTTPRRALDMAQEALSVATAQADRAGQAHAHLLCGQTLHRLADLQQAEAQLSAAADLFALLKDPAQEAQALVDRGRVLRELGEPQQAAEVLERALHFSEQLNDRALKATILNHQAALAQMSGHAELALRQLEDALSIRRELGDRLGAAQCLNNIGQVRLSRHDLPAALQTLTEAYELLKSADDATTSAHCLVNIGYVYEEMGDHQLSYDAHARALQMARGHGNHTLELYCLNNLAEAVSSLQRHQEAAELFAEALQIAERIGMRSLSGSAHHGLGRAATALGRPAEALPQHRRALEIATELGEPQGEVDALLGLGEALLALQRPAEAREALERALPLAVQGELQTQVARLRALIAQAAQATGDLAVAVQQLWALRALEQGLFREERERQTRQLTVQFDVERAHHEAAVSNLQTEIAQRAYQEAEAKVGEQTRRLARTQVEVVTRLANAAEYRDDVTGEHTLRVGQVSALLARRLGLGSEEVALLRVAARLHDVGKIGISDLVLQKPARLTLEEFELMKRHTLIGGEILMGGESPLLQMAEQIALSHHEHWDGGGYPYRLSGEQIPLLGRIVAVADVYDALLHPRPYKRAWTLDAVLAELQRQRGRQFQPEVVDALLALHRSGELPLSAVVDDDQPVQDVLIRRSALNDVAPVEPLPGYPGTPQWRLHDLEHRYRQAVQTIDTLHTAAFTDALTGLANRRAFEDELETELVRAARHGTTLSVVSMDLDGLKTVNDRDGHERGDALLRQVALALRTHLGATGRVYRIGGDEFAVVLPDLGPAQHPAVLQELEQVVQRLQVQGFASASVSAGIAAFPDEATVEGDLLRLSDQRMYARKLARRQDRLATRVP from the coding sequence ATGCAGCCACCGTTTGGTTCCCTTCCCCCCTCCGACCCGGACCAGCCCAGCGCCCAGGCGCTGCTGCACGCCGGCCGGGCGCTGCTATCCACCACGCCGCGGCGCGCCCTGGACATGGCCCAGGAGGCGCTCAGCGTGGCGACGGCCCAGGCGGACCGGGCCGGGCAGGCGCACGCGCACCTGCTGTGCGGCCAGACGCTGCACCGGCTGGCCGACCTGCAGCAGGCCGAGGCGCAGCTGAGCGCCGCCGCCGACCTGTTCGCCCTGCTCAAGGACCCGGCCCAGGAAGCGCAGGCGCTGGTGGACCGCGGCCGGGTGCTGCGCGAACTGGGCGAGCCGCAGCAGGCCGCGGAGGTGCTGGAGCGGGCGCTGCACTTCAGCGAGCAGCTGAACGACCGCGCGCTCAAGGCCACCATCCTGAATCACCAGGCGGCCCTGGCGCAGATGAGCGGGCACGCGGAGCTGGCGCTGCGGCAGCTGGAGGACGCCCTGAGCATCCGCCGCGAGCTGGGCGACCGGCTCGGCGCCGCGCAGTGCCTGAACAACATCGGGCAGGTGCGGCTCAGCCGCCACGACCTGCCGGCGGCCCTGCAGACGCTCACCGAGGCCTACGAGCTGCTCAAATCGGCCGACGACGCCACCACCAGCGCCCACTGCCTGGTGAACATCGGCTACGTCTACGAGGAGATGGGCGACCACCAGCTCAGCTACGACGCTCACGCCCGAGCCCTGCAGATGGCGCGCGGCCACGGCAACCACACGCTGGAGCTGTACTGCCTGAACAACCTCGCGGAGGCGGTCAGCAGCCTGCAGCGGCATCAGGAGGCGGCCGAGCTGTTCGCGGAGGCGCTGCAGATCGCCGAGCGCATCGGGATGCGGTCGCTGAGCGGGTCGGCGCACCATGGGCTAGGTCGCGCTGCCACGGCGCTCGGCCGACCCGCCGAGGCGCTGCCGCAGCACCGCCGGGCGCTGGAGATCGCCACCGAACTGGGCGAGCCGCAGGGCGAGGTGGACGCGCTGCTGGGCCTGGGCGAGGCGCTGCTGGCCCTGCAGCGGCCCGCCGAGGCCAGGGAGGCGCTGGAGCGGGCGCTGCCGCTGGCGGTGCAGGGTGAGCTGCAGACCCAGGTGGCGCGGCTGCGCGCGCTGATCGCGCAGGCGGCCCAGGCGACCGGCGACCTGGCGGTGGCGGTGCAGCAGCTGTGGGCGCTGCGGGCGCTGGAACAGGGCCTGTTCCGGGAGGAGCGCGAGCGGCAGACCCGGCAGCTGACGGTGCAGTTCGATGTGGAGCGAGCCCATCATGAGGCGGCCGTGTCGAACCTGCAGACCGAGATCGCCCAGCGGGCCTATCAGGAGGCCGAGGCGAAGGTGGGCGAGCAGACCCGGCGGCTGGCCCGCACCCAGGTGGAGGTGGTGACGCGGCTGGCCAACGCGGCCGAGTACCGCGACGACGTGACGGGCGAGCACACGCTGCGGGTGGGGCAGGTCTCGGCGCTGCTGGCCCGCCGGCTGGGGCTGGGCAGCGAGGAGGTGGCGCTGCTGCGGGTGGCGGCGCGGCTGCACGACGTGGGCAAGATCGGCATCTCGGACCTGGTGCTGCAGAAGCCGGCCCGCCTCACCCTGGAGGAGTTCGAGCTGATGAAGCGCCACACCCTGATCGGCGGCGAGATCCTGATGGGCGGCGAGTCGCCGCTGCTGCAGATGGCCGAGCAGATCGCGCTGTCACACCACGAGCACTGGGATGGCGGCGGCTATCCGTACCGGCTGAGCGGCGAGCAGATTCCGCTGCTGGGCCGCATCGTGGCGGTCGCGGACGTCTACGACGCGCTGCTGCACCCCCGCCCCTACAAGCGCGCCTGGACCCTGGACGCGGTGCTGGCCGAGCTGCAGCGCCAGCGCGGACGCCAGTTCCAGCCGGAGGTGGTGGACGCGCTGCTGGCGCTCCACCGCAGCGGCGAGCTGCCGCTCAGCGCGGTGGTGGACGACGACCAGCCGGTGCAGGACGTGCTGATCCGCCGCAGCGCCCTGAACGACGTGGCCCCGGTGGAGCCGCTGCCCGGCTACCCCGGCACGCCGCAGTGGCGGCTGCACGATCTGGAGCACCGCTACCGTCAGGCAGTGCAGACCATCGACACGCTGCACACCGCCGCCTTCACCGACGCCCTGACCGGCCTCGCCAACCGGCGCGCCTTCGAGGACGAACTGGAGACCGAACTGGTGCGCGCGGCGCGGCACGGCACCACCCTCAGCGTCGTCTCGATGGATCTGGACGGCCTCAAGACCGTCAACGACCGCGATGGCCACGAGCGCGGCGACGCGCTGCTGCGGCAGGTGGCGCTGGCGCTGCGCACCCACCTGGGCGCGACCGGCCGGGTCTACCGCATCGGCGGCGACGAGTTCGCGGTGGTGCTGCCGGACCTGGGCCCGGCGCAGCATCCGGCCGTCCTGCAGGAGCTCGAACAGGTGGTGCAGCGGCTGCAGGTGCAGGGCTTCGCGTCGGCCAGCGTCAGCGCCGGGATCGCGGCCTTCCCGGACGAGGCCACGGTGGAGGGCGACCTGCTGCGCCTGAGTGACCAGCGCATGTACGCGCGCAAGCTCGCCCGGCGGCAGGACCGGCTGGCGACCCGCGTCCCCTGA
- a CDS encoding S8 family serine peptidase yields MKDRPVQEAALYRWRAKEDELQRYDMMFLKGLGLTAMLLVAGCAQQSSQAPPTARGTQYPYTTAVAVSATDTQAQIAQRYGGTVLVWQPDAGLAVLGLTHAPDSKRLQALGLTDLPVIEPNQNVYDASGTASAWAGQDPHLDAAGRAYVWSGGRAYVWSGGRAYVWSGGNGVVGGLSENSEAWNQIGLPAAWAAAPKLGEGVKVAVIDSGIDLNHEMFQGSLVDPADRWDFVGNDPVPQEEGGFTDEAFGHGTNVAGIVLQIAPHAKIMPLRVLSPDGSGDATTVAQAINFAVMHGAQVINLSLGSVEKADVIQKMITFANSKGINVVASSGNTGDERITFPAQQADGKYAMSVGSVDHGDHKSSFSTYGDKLDVTAPGEMVWGPVPGNLCSYWSGTSMAAPMVAGSVALARGQSLAVKPEELTDTLLRMSKDIQPLNPKYGKKLKRRLDVGRFIQAVTLP; encoded by the coding sequence ATGAAGGACCGCCCCGTTCAGGAGGCGGCCCTTTATCGCTGGCGGGCCAAGGAGGATGAATTGCAGCGCTACGACATGATGTTCCTCAAAGGCCTGGGCCTGACCGCCATGCTTCTGGTGGCCGGATGTGCTCAGCAGAGCAGCCAGGCTCCCCCCACGGCGCGCGGGACGCAGTACCCCTACACGACCGCGGTGGCGGTCTCGGCCACCGACACCCAGGCGCAGATCGCGCAGCGGTACGGCGGGACCGTGCTGGTCTGGCAGCCGGACGCCGGCCTGGCGGTGCTGGGCCTGACGCACGCGCCGGACTCCAAGCGGCTGCAGGCGCTGGGTCTGACGGACCTGCCGGTCATCGAGCCCAACCAGAACGTGTACGACGCCAGCGGCACGGCCAGCGCCTGGGCAGGGCAGGATCCCCACCTCGACGCAGCAGGCCGCGCCTACGTCTGGAGTGGCGGCCGGGCCTACGTCTGGAGCGGTGGGCGCGCCTACGTCTGGAGCGGCGGCAACGGGGTGGTGGGTGGCCTCTCCGAGAACAGCGAAGCCTGGAACCAGATCGGCCTGCCGGCCGCCTGGGCCGCCGCGCCGAAGCTGGGCGAGGGCGTGAAGGTCGCGGTGATCGACAGCGGCATCGACCTGAACCACGAGATGTTCCAGGGCTCGCTGGTGGACCCGGCCGACCGCTGGGACTTCGTGGGCAACGACCCGGTGCCGCAGGAGGAGGGCGGCTTTACCGATGAGGCGTTCGGCCACGGCACCAACGTGGCGGGCATCGTGCTGCAGATCGCGCCGCACGCGAAGATCATGCCGCTGCGGGTGCTGAGCCCCGACGGGAGCGGCGACGCGACCACCGTGGCGCAGGCGATCAACTTCGCGGTGATGCACGGGGCGCAGGTGATCAACCTGTCGCTCGGCTCGGTGGAGAAGGCCGACGTGATCCAGAAGATGATCACCTTCGCCAACAGCAAGGGCATCAACGTCGTCGCGTCGTCCGGCAACACCGGCGATGAGCGGATCACCTTCCCGGCGCAGCAGGCGGACGGCAAGTACGCCATGAGCGTCGGCAGCGTGGACCACGGCGACCACAAGTCTTCGTTCTCCACCTACGGCGACAAGCTGGACGTCACGGCGCCCGGCGAGATGGTCTGGGGCCCGGTACCGGGCAACCTCTGCTCGTACTGGAGCGGCACCTCCATGGCCGCACCGATGGTGGCCGGCTCGGTGGCGCTGGCGCGCGGCCAGTCGCTGGCCGTCAAGCCAGAGGAACTGACCGACACGCTGCTCCGGATGTCCAAGGACATCCAGCCGCTGAACCCGAAGTACGGCAAGAAGCTCAAGCGGCGCCTGGACGTGGGCCGGTTCATTCAGGCGGTCACGCTCCCCTAG
- a CDS encoding FUSC family protein, with protein MLNRRTLILRAALRLNWTQFRPWLAFRSALGVAIPILLGAATGHPTWGVVAALGALMAGMASFHGAYRARARLMLTVSAAMALAAGLGTVLAEQFLLPVLAVALMSLVLARYTATAVGANTVIIQAFTMQTLLLGFPNPGLGPFGTAGLVLAGGLIQTLLLVMVWPASPRRAERNAVAAAYDSLARFVASLASGSGSRLPGVLPFQNARVILADAHRLGARREHLTLLQALRQGEGLHAALVGFAQADALVRQTGAVGEAQANAALKLLEDLLGTVVQQLRAGHPPGLPPNRLNDFERAVVAMEDQLPETSRAAHQAYAHWTRIMLLHLQFLRPSGAPAAGTGSERLAPVQVPSPALRPVLQGHLVRFTGAMTLATLAERLLHIPNGFWIPLTVCLVLRPEFSVTVHRGVTRIAGTGVGVVLAMSIMLVLHPAGLALSGLLIMAAWLSYALFLTNYAVFSAAITVYIILSLSAAGLSGPVADLSAQRLLATLLGGVIAMGSYLVWPTWHAPHLWDVLLEAVKAQQGYAEGLARWMGGTVAEPVEEQRGHARRWRLRADELLQSALVEPHWAGTLPRPLAQQLLTRLNANAAELLAIQAQVEAGAVLRPDKLHNELTGCLGETAELHATLGQYSPGPTQDGQAGSMGTQPPG; from the coding sequence ATGCTGAACCGCCGTACCCTGATTCTCCGCGCCGCCCTCCGGCTCAACTGGACGCAGTTCCGGCCGTGGCTGGCGTTCAGGTCGGCGCTCGGCGTGGCCATCCCCATCCTTCTGGGCGCAGCCACCGGTCATCCAACCTGGGGCGTCGTCGCCGCACTCGGTGCCCTGATGGCGGGCATGGCCTCGTTTCACGGTGCCTACCGCGCTCGGGCTCGGCTGATGCTCACCGTCAGCGCGGCGATGGCCCTGGCGGCGGGGCTGGGGACTGTGCTTGCCGAGCAATTCCTGTTGCCCGTCCTGGCCGTCGCGCTGATGAGTCTGGTGCTGGCCCGCTACACGGCGACGGCGGTTGGCGCGAACACCGTCATTATTCAGGCGTTCACCATGCAGACCCTGCTGCTGGGCTTCCCGAATCCGGGGCTCGGGCCGTTCGGGACCGCCGGGCTGGTGCTGGCCGGCGGTCTGATCCAGACGCTGCTGCTGGTGATGGTGTGGCCGGCCAGTCCCCGCCGCGCCGAGCGGAATGCCGTTGCGGCCGCCTACGACAGCCTGGCGAGGTTCGTGGCCTCCCTGGCATCCGGCAGCGGCAGTCGGCTGCCCGGTGTGCTGCCGTTTCAGAACGCCAGGGTGATCCTGGCCGACGCCCACCGGCTTGGCGCGCGGCGGGAACATCTCACGCTGCTCCAGGCGCTGCGCCAGGGCGAAGGGCTGCACGCCGCACTCGTCGGCTTTGCTCAGGCCGACGCGTTGGTTCGTCAGACCGGAGCGGTCGGTGAAGCGCAGGCGAACGCCGCGTTGAAGCTGCTAGAAGACCTCCTCGGAACGGTGGTGCAGCAACTCCGGGCAGGACATCCGCCTGGACTCCCTCCGAACCGCCTAAACGACTTTGAACGCGCCGTGGTGGCCATGGAGGACCAGCTGCCCGAGACGAGCCGGGCGGCCCACCAGGCGTACGCGCACTGGACCCGGATTATGCTGCTGCACCTGCAGTTCCTGCGCCCGTCTGGGGCACCAGCGGCCGGAACAGGATCGGAACGGCTCGCCCCGGTGCAAGTGCCCTCCCCTGCCCTCCGTCCGGTCCTTCAGGGCCATCTGGTGCGCTTCACGGGGGCCATGACGCTGGCCACCCTCGCCGAACGTCTGCTGCACATCCCCAACGGGTTCTGGATTCCCCTGACCGTGTGTCTGGTCCTGCGCCCTGAGTTCTCCGTCACGGTCCACCGTGGCGTGACCCGCATCGCCGGAACCGGGGTGGGCGTCGTTCTGGCCATGAGCATCATGCTGGTGCTGCATCCAGCGGGGCTGGCGCTGTCCGGTCTGCTGATCATGGCTGCCTGGCTGTCGTACGCCCTGTTCCTGACCAATTACGCGGTGTTCTCGGCGGCCATCACCGTCTACATCATCCTTTCGCTGAGTGCGGCGGGCCTGTCCGGTCCGGTGGCCGACCTCAGCGCGCAGCGGCTGCTGGCCACCCTGCTGGGCGGCGTCATCGCGATGGGCAGTTACCTCGTCTGGCCCACCTGGCATGCCCCGCACCTCTGGGACGTGCTGCTGGAGGCGGTGAAGGCGCAGCAGGGGTACGCCGAGGGGCTGGCGAGGTGGATGGGTGGGACGGTCGCGGAGCCGGTGGAGGAACAGCGTGGCCACGCCCGCCGGTGGCGCCTGCGGGCCGATGAGCTGCTGCAGAGCGCGCTCGTCGAGCCGCACTGGGCCGGCACATTGCCCAGGCCGCTCGCCCAGCAGCTCCTGACCCGGCTGAATGCGAACGCGGCGGAGCTCCTGGCCATCCAGGCTCAGGTGGAGGCAGGCGCCGTTCTTCGCCCGGACAAGCTCCACAACGAGCTGACGGGGTGCCTGGGCGAGACGGCGGAATTGCACGCCACCCTTGGGCAGTATTCGCCAGGACCGACGCAGGACGGTCAAGCTGGGTCCATGGGCACACAGCCGCCAGGGTAA
- a CDS encoding NAD-dependent epimerase/dehydratase family protein, which translates to MRIVVIGATGHIGTALIPRLVASGAEVVTVSRGQREPYQQRGEWKAVQQVTLDRQAAEAAGEFGREILALKPDAVIDLICFTPESNRQLVDALRDQVQHFLHCGTIWVHGHSEVVPTPESAPRRPFGEYGVAKAAIERDLLSEARQRGFPATVLHPGHIVGPGWSPLNPAGHFNPAVFSTLARGEELALPNFGMETVHHVHADDVAQGFEQALTHWSSAVGEAFHLVSPAAVTLRGYAEAVSGWFGHAANLTFQPFETWREQVSAKDAEATLEHIQRSPNCSIDKARRRLRYVPRYSSLQGVRESLNALIEDGLVTVA; encoded by the coding sequence ATGCGAATCGTCGTCATTGGCGCCACCGGCCACATCGGCACCGCCCTCATTCCGCGCCTCGTGGCCTCGGGGGCCGAGGTCGTCACGGTCAGCCGGGGGCAGCGCGAACCGTATCAGCAGCGGGGCGAGTGGAAGGCCGTGCAGCAGGTCACGCTCGACCGACAAGCGGCCGAGGCGGCGGGAGAGTTCGGACGCGAGATTCTGGCGCTTAAGCCGGACGCGGTCATTGACCTGATCTGTTTCACCCCGGAAAGCAACCGCCAGCTGGTCGACGCGTTGCGTGACCAGGTGCAGCATTTCCTGCACTGCGGGACCATCTGGGTGCATGGGCACAGCGAAGTGGTGCCCACCCCGGAGTCCGCACCCCGCCGCCCCTTCGGCGAGTACGGCGTGGCCAAGGCGGCCATCGAGCGTGACCTGCTGTCCGAGGCGAGGCAGCGGGGCTTCCCCGCCACCGTGCTGCACCCTGGGCACATCGTCGGCCCTGGCTGGAGCCCGCTCAATCCAGCCGGGCACTTCAATCCGGCGGTGTTCAGCACGCTGGCACGTGGGGAGGAGCTGGCGCTGCCCAACTTCGGGATGGAGACGGTGCATCACGTCCACGCCGACGACGTGGCGCAGGGTTTCGAACAGGCGCTGACCCATTGGAGCTCGGCCGTGGGCGAGGCCTTTCACCTCGTCTCGCCCGCTGCCGTGACGCTGCGTGGCTATGCGGAAGCGGTGTCGGGATGGTTCGGGCATGCTGCGAACCTGACGTTCCAGCCATTCGAGACCTGGCGGGAGCAGGTCTCAGCCAAAGATGCCGAAGCGACCCTGGAGCACATCCAGCGCAGCCCGAACTGCAGCATCGACAAGGCCCGCCGACGGTTGAGGTACGTTCCCCGGTATTCATCCCTCCAGGGGGTGCGCGAGTCGTTGAATGCCCTGATTGAGGATGGCCTTGTGACGGTGGCTTAG
- a CDS encoding lasso peptide biosynthesis B2 protein: protein MTSRLAALLLQDIPDVQPEDIPHLQKSSVVGELCARLPADHPMQVPLRAARLGLSVRNERIRQAMRPLLEAWHRQGIRSILLKGFAFAEFEYPQANRRFFGDVDVLLHEKDLRTAIEAARSIGWTTDFLATHPQLWSHEMAHLFSPGGKVRLDVHRALTILQPRKQRQQLTSALWAASREVDWNGIPVGLLDPRDMALHLALSRAWSGDRGFVKPADYVDLRQLILRHQLTPDQIEARAQKLGLTSTWQAYQSVCNPWLSSLHLGDAQAARRLRQAAERDGRQREWQRVVTTRLRRLPPIARALLQVIPDVVIVSLLLRRRQPPQRLLKHWTLSTSRQGVTDMHRYELIRGVFWLTRLLYPRSKGDCVPKAMATHRALVRRGYPAVFVSGVRRMASGQIEGHAWVEGPDGPLDDYERGQQRLRYEVLFEHRTEPMAR from the coding sequence ATGACGAGCCGCCTGGCAGCCCTGCTGCTTCAGGACATCCCGGACGTGCAGCCGGAAGATATTCCTCACTTGCAGAAATCAAGCGTGGTAGGGGAACTCTGTGCCCGCTTGCCAGCTGATCATCCGATGCAGGTCCCCCTGCGGGCCGCGCGGCTCGGATTGAGCGTACGCAACGAGCGTATTCGTCAAGCCATGCGGCCGCTGCTCGAAGCGTGGCATCGCCAGGGGATCCGGAGCATTCTCCTTAAGGGCTTTGCATTCGCCGAGTTTGAATACCCTCAGGCAAACCGGCGTTTTTTCGGAGATGTGGACGTGCTGCTGCACGAGAAAGATCTCAGGACTGCGATTGAGGCTGCCCGCTCCATCGGGTGGACAACCGACTTTTTAGCGACTCACCCCCAGCTGTGGTCGCACGAGATGGCCCACCTGTTCAGCCCAGGGGGCAAAGTGCGTCTGGATGTTCACCGCGCGTTGACCATCCTTCAGCCGCGCAAGCAAAGGCAGCAGCTGACGTCCGCGTTGTGGGCCGCGAGTAGAGAAGTCGACTGGAACGGAATCCCAGTGGGTCTACTGGATCCCCGTGATATGGCCTTGCATCTGGCCCTTTCACGTGCCTGGAGTGGAGACCGGGGCTTCGTCAAACCAGCCGATTATGTTGATCTGCGTCAGTTGATCCTGCGCCACCAGCTCACGCCAGACCAGATCGAAGCGCGAGCACAGAAGCTGGGTCTCACTTCAACATGGCAGGCGTATCAGTCCGTTTGTAACCCCTGGCTCTCCAGCTTGCATCTGGGAGATGCACAGGCAGCCCGCCGGCTGCGTCAGGCCGCAGAGCGAGATGGCCGACAGCGTGAGTGGCAACGGGTCGTGACAACACGCCTGCGTCGTCTGCCTCCTATCGCGAGGGCACTGCTCCAAGTCATACCTGACGTGGTGATCGTGAGTCTGTTGCTGCGCAGACGCCAGCCACCTCAGCGCCTGTTGAAGCACTGGACGTTGAGCACGTCACGTCAGGGTGTCACCGACATGCACCGGTACGAACTAATCCGCGGTGTTTTCTGGCTCACGCGGCTGCTGTATCCCCGAAGCAAGGGGGACTGCGTGCCCAAAGCAATGGCCACCCACCGTGCGTTGGTACGACGTGGCTACCCAGCCGTCTTTGTCAGTGGCGTCCGACGAATGGCAAGCGGGCAGATCGAGGGCCATGCCTGGGTCGAGGGTCCAGACGGGCCCCTGGATGACTACGAACGTGGCCAACAGCGTTTGCGGTACGAAGTGCTCTTCGAGCATCGCACCGAACCTATGGCGCGGTGA